The sequence GTTGTGGCCTCTGTTAGCATGATCctacaaacaaaaagcaaaaatggcGGTGTGGCGCAGCGCGTGACCACGGTACGGAGACCTCAGTCCTTAACGCAGCAGTCCTCGCTGTCCCGACCCAGGAGGCATGGCTTTCAAATTCCCCAGATCTCAGTCCAGTCAAGTTTCTGTGGAATGTGCCAGAAAGATCATATTGTTATGCCTGATTGATTTTTCATCTATAATTTTAGGTACCTCATGTCTcatgaacatttcttttttactcTGCAGTCATATGATAGCTTTCACCACTCGTTCAGAATCTGACATGAAACATTTATGAAGCTTATGAATCATCTGTCCTTTTTAGTCGTTTGCAGTCTTATTGACCCCTTAGCTCAATTTGCGGTACTAAGAGAATGCACTGACACACATTTATTCACATATTACTGACCCAAAGAGCCAAAGACTGACTCTTTATCTTACCCATGGCCACTTTTACACAACGATAAGTGGATGCAGGGATTGTAACATCCACCTGCTGATTAGCGGATGAGCATCTATGCTTTTCAAACATCAGTACCTGAATATGCAATACTGTATGTGGTAAAATTCTGAATAGACATACagctaaaatgtaaaattataagCCTAAGTATTTATGATGTCAGCATTTTAAACGTCCAACTTTCCACAtttatgtgcaacattttttctatttataaTTGCCTAATTTAAACATTTGAGCTCTTGGATAAACCCATCAGGCATGGGCTGATGTCACTAATGgcataaaatcctaattaaatCATCAGTGAAAACTGTATTTGGGTAACCTTTTCAGATCAGTGGCCAAGAtccttgaaaaaataaaacatgaaccaATCCAAAACTGACCCATTTAACGGCCCTGTGATATTTTAGAAATGTCCAAGAATCATCACTcgagagaaaaaaggaaaccatTCACAACCTTGTAGGGAAGCAACCATTCACAGCACAGCACAACAAATCTACAGCTAATCTGAGGCAATCTAGCACCAACCTGCCAACAGCATAGCAGGAGGCTTTATAACAGGCTGCTCAGGAGCCAGAGATAGCAAGGAAATAATTAAAGTCCTTCTGTTATAATGTTCTTTCTGCCCTTTCCAGAATAACTATGACTCTGTTCAGCTGAACTTCGTGAAAgtcttgtaaaagtattaacTCCCCttgaccttttccacatttcttgATACATACCatgtaacaaccacaaacctgaTTGCCTTTAACTGGGATTAAATGTAATaaaccaacaacaaaaaaatagcataaagaccaaggaacacaggagacaggtcagggatttagttgtggaaaagtttaaagtggAATTAGGTTATTACTAAATCTCGAGCTTTGAACACCTCAATTCATAATCCAAAACTGGAGAGAATATTGCCCAAGACATGGCAGTCCAAGTAAAATAACAGGAGAGCATTGCagatcattaatcagagaaggagcCAAGCAACCCAATTTAAAGCTCAAgcagaaaaactaaaaaaatccaAAGTATGAAGCAGATAGGAGGGAGAAGAAGGGAAAGGGGAATAATGAAAAAGATGGCAGAAGGTGTTAGAATGCACTATCAACCATGTCTTGAAACGGTAAATATTAGTTAATTTGTTACTGGTTAAAAAATGCCATTGGTagtatggagagccgtttcattcaaaattaaataaatactgctattgataaattattaataaatattccatgatataaataaatatcaccatgaaataaagcaaaataattatgttaaaatacatttttatcttattttatttaattcatttcaagatttaatttacttaaagattgatttaatttacttatagatttatttatttcataatgcagttttattttgtgtaactTTTATtgtgtaaagctactttacatatttcagtgacttttactttttaaccctgtttttcattttaagctctttttatttcatgttcttatattcaaatgagggggcggagttttaactgtggggcggcgctgggacagcagggcggagctcaattcgtggctgAGGCCGGcagaagacagcatgccggagggagccaggggattccggtgccagaccggccgtaaaaagCCTGCCACGgtggttgctgctgtttttgtggaagctgtttgtgcaataagtcttcgtcatcctttcagcacgtcatacacacacatagtgctatttattttctatctcaagtaaatacagccaccttatgttatgggtctaacgctgtttattaaataaaaaacaataatgacatcatcaCTTAAAAGTAACAGgttataacaataatgacatcccgtgtgtcgataatcagcattggtttctacaaaaacagcggcaaccgccgtGGCAGGCTTTTACGGCCGGAGCTAGGGGAGGGAGAAGGAATCCCCTGGCCCCCTCCAGCATGCTGTCTTCGGGTAGGCAACGTCATGCTTCTGCCGGCCTCAGAGCTccgccctgctgtcccagcgccgcccCACAGACAAAACgccgccccctcatttgaatattagaacatgaaataaaaagagcttaaaatgaaaaacagggttaaaaagtaaaagtcactgaaatatgtaaagtagctttacaataaaagtttcacaaaataaaactgcattatgaaataaataaataaatctttaagtaaattaaataaatctttaagtaaattaaatcttgaaatgaattaaatcaaACAATATAAACATTTCTTGTAACAtaagtatttgtttttatttcatggggatattttatttatttcatggaatatttatcaataatttatcaatagcagtatttatttatttaattttgtatcAAATAGCTTTCCATGGGGGCCCATCTGATATTATCTTGTTATGAACCCAGGCAAGGCTGTAAACTGGCCTGGATTGATGTATAATTCAGAACCCGTTCAGTGTAGAAGCTGGGTTTTGTGTGTGCACATATGTATGAGATCGACATATTTTAGCAAACATGCATGGGTCACGGTCTCTCTGTTATGACATTTCAGTCCATGACAATGCTTATATCCACCGGGAATAAAGTGTTTTGATTCTAACCTTTAcgctgcattttcttttttgttgtgttcTAATCTCCCCAGAACTGTCGCTACACTGTTTTCCACCACCTCATCATGGAGGATCAGACTAGTGCATTATGGGAAGTAATCTGCAGTGGGACAGGCACAATATACAAGGACTGAAGGGTCGTGATGGAGACTGGGAGCTACACTTCAGGCCCCGCCACCATTGACTGGGTCAGGATGCCAGCAGGCCTGGAGGGTACGGAGGTTCATCAGGATCAGGGAGATGCCTCATCTGCCAGTGCGGTTCCCTGGCACATGCCGTACTCACTGAGCTTCCAGGTGTCGCTTACCGCCTTCCTAATGCTCGAGCTCGTGCTGGGGTTCAGCAGCAACCTGACAGTGCTGGTGCTCTACTGCTCCCAGTCTAATTTGGTAGATTCAGTTAGCAACATGGTGACGGTCAACCTGCATGTGCTGGATGTGGCAGTGTGCTTACTCTGTGTGCCCCTCACTTTGGTGGTGGTGCTGCTGCCGCCAGGACCCAACCTGACATTGCTCTGCTGCTTCCACGAGGCTTGTGTCACATTCGCCAGCATTGCTACAGCCATAAACATCCTGGTCATCAGCCTGGACCGCTATGACATCTCGGTGCGGCCAGCCAACAGGCTACTGACGACTCGCAGAGCAGCGCTGCTCCTGGCTGCCGTCTGGGTCACTTCGGTTGCAGTGTTTTTCATGCCGTTCTTGGAGGTCCAGTGGTCCAGTGCATCAGAACCAGATGAAACAAGTGAGATGACCACCTCACTTGGTGTTAGGGGAACAGCTGTGCCAGCATGGCGGAACAGGACCCTCCTATGTGTTGGTGGTCAGGGCTATTACACAAGTCTGGGTATGTATTACCATCTCATACTACAGGTGCCCATCTTCTTCACCACTGTGGCAGTCATGTTGTTCACCTACTCCAGAATACTGAGGGCTCTGAACATACGCATTGGCTCCCACATGAGGAAGAGTCAGCGGAGCAGGGGGCGTCacaagagacagaaagagaggaAGGGAGGACTTAGGAGGAACAACAGAGAGGCAGGAGGGGAACAGTGCACCACagatggtacaaaacagctcagCCACCCACCACTCATTCCATCCCCGTCTCCAACCCCAACCGCTACCTCTCCCCCCGCCCAGTCCACCGCCGCTCCTCTCATCGCCTCTGAGGCGGGCGCTGCTGCTCCCCTGCCAGCCACCATGGGCGTCCAGGCCTCCGTCTCAGCAATAATAGCACTGCGTCGGGCAGTGAGACGTCATCGAGATCGTCGTGAACGACAGAGGCGGGTGTTTAAAATGTCCCTCATTATCATCACAACTTTCCTGGGCTGTTGGGCTCCTCTTTCTGTGACCAACATACTGATCCTAAGCATCGGCCCCAGTGACGTCCTGGTCAGCCTACGGCTCTGGTTCCTGGCCCTTGCTTACGGCACCACCATCTCCCACCCCTTGCTCTATGCCTTCACCCGACAGAAACTGCGCCGTGCCCTTCGTGCCAAAGTTAAGAAGCGAGTGGTGTCCTTGCTCCAGGTGGACCCGTCTCCAGGGGGCACAGTGATACACAACTCCTGGGTAGAGACCAGAAAAACCAGCCGACAGGTGCGGCTGGAAGCAAGTGAAGGCACAGATCGCCACATGGCCGAGGCCCTTTGAGGCTGAGACCCTTGGGTGCAGACGGAGTAATTAAAAAGCAGAATAAGGTCGCAGGTGCATTCTATTGTAAAATTCACTGATGCAAAGAGCTGCTGTAGAAAATGTGGAGAGCACATTTTTACCTCTGGGAGATGTTTAAATGTAACCGCCAGCAAGGCCCGGCTAAACACGGCTCCGGTCACCTCAGGCAACATTTAAGGCAGAACGCTGTCGTCACTGTGGTGTGCATGGCTTCCACACAAATTAAGGTATATCATTTGTACACTGCGAAATACTGAGGTTTATAAACATACAGTGAGTTTTTATATAACTGTTCTTAAGAATGTGTTGTTCCAGAGAAAGATCTCCCACTCAAATGATCTTATGTTCATCCACTTTGAATACATAGCTATTCTttgaatcaaatcaatattagCTGTACTTCTGTTTTGcagaagaaacatttaaaacactgcCACATTAGCCTGAATAAAGAAGGCTAAAGGATTTAGAAGTGGTCAACGGATGAAGACCCTGTCATAAGACagtaaaagtgtgaaataagcAATGCAGTTTGGTTCTAGCTCACACGGTCAGATATAACAGGGTTTATTTAAGAATTTACACCACCATTTGATATTACTTCAGCTCTTTTTCTTCCTAGTTTTTAAGTAATGGTGTAATATCTTACTGTAACTTGCAGACTAGCTGATCCCTTCATCTTTTCTCCCTTCTTTATGCTGAcccatacagtgccttgcacttcctcacagtttgaagTTACAGTCGCAAACcgcaa comes from Girardinichthys multiradiatus isolate DD_20200921_A chromosome 20, DD_fGirMul_XY1, whole genome shotgun sequence and encodes:
- the LOC124857106 gene encoding G-protein coupled receptor 22-like; amino-acid sequence: METGSYTSGPATIDWVRMPAGLEGTEVHQDQGDASSASAVPWHMPYSLSFQVSLTAFLMLELVLGFSSNLTVLVLYCSQSNLVDSVSNMVTVNLHVLDVAVCLLCVPLTLVVVLLPPGPNLTLLCCFHEACVTFASIATAINILVISLDRYDISVRPANRLLTTRRAALLLAAVWVTSVAVFFMPFLEVQWSSASEPDETSEMTTSLGVRGTAVPAWRNRTLLCVGGQGYYTSLGMYYHLILQVPIFFTTVAVMLFTYSRILRALNIRIGSHMRKSQRSRGRHKRQKERKGGLRRNNREAGGEQCTTDGTKQLSHPPLIPSPSPTPTATSPPAQSTAAPLIASEAGAAAPLPATMGVQASVSAIIALRRAVRRHRDRRERQRRVFKMSLIIITTFLGCWAPLSVTNILILSIGPSDVLVSLRLWFLALAYGTTISHPLLYAFTRQKLRRALRAKVKKRVVSLLQVDPSPGGTVIHNSWVETRKTSRQVRLEASEGTDRHMAEAL